From Penaeus monodon isolate SGIC_2016 chromosome 6, NSTDA_Pmon_1, whole genome shotgun sequence, the proteins below share one genomic window:
- the LOC119573869 gene encoding uncharacterized protein LOC119573869 has product MSSVQKQTSTRTVTQQSTETSGVTQTSTTTSRQTNRVQITQRGLFFDDACFEDTRNDFRNAISDVVSRFGDKSSNIDELTQYRSLRSREIRDENQAITSSQDDSKYKIVVDVQDFVSGGEINVKVVEEREVVVEGRVQKVEGNRTSSKSFPA; this is encoded by the exons ACCGTCACGCAACAGTCCACGGAGACGTCGGGAGTGACCCAGACGTCCACCACGACGTCCCGCCAGACTAACCGCGTCCAGATCACGCAGCGCGGCCTCTTCTTCGATGACGCTTGCTTCGAAGACACGAGGAACGACTTCCGGAATGCGATCAGCGACGTCGTGTCCAGGTTTGGCGACAAATCTTCCAACATCGACGAGCTCACTCAGTACAGAAGTTTGCGTTCGCGCGAAATAAGGGACGAAAACCAGGCCATCACGTCGTCTCAGGACGATAGCAAGTACAAG ATTGTGGTAGATGTTCAGGACTTTGTGAGTGGAGGAGAAATCAATGTGAAAGTCGTCGAAGAAAGAGAGGTCGTGGTCGAAGGCCGCGTCCAGAAGGTGGAAGGCAACAGGACTTCAAGCAAGAGCTTTCCAGCGTAG